TCTATAACACGACCAGGACTTTGACCCCGGAGCAGCAGGAGCTCACCCTTGAGCTCGGCTTCAAGGTCCTGGGCATATTCCCGAGCGCCCGGGCGGCGGACTCCCGGAAAATCAATGGTCTTGCCGTCTTCTACGCGCCGGAGGCCTTGAAAAAGCGCTACAGCCCGTTTCCCCTCCATCCCGCCATCTTCCCTTTTTTCGAGCTCGCGCGCGCTCAGTGCGGCTTGGAGCCCCTGCCCCTGGCGGCGCGCCCGGCGCTGGCGGCCGAGGCCCCGGCGCTGCCCCCTCTCGAGATGATCGAGGCTCCCCGCTTCGTGGCGGAGCGCTTCCGCCGCCTGAAGGCGCGGCGCAGCCTTTCGGTCAACTTCTACCCCTTCCAGGTTCCCAACGTCCTGTTCACGAGCCCCGACCAGTCCGTTGAGGTGTTCGCCTGGCTGCACAGGCCCATGGGATTTGCCACGATCGTGGCCGAGCACTTGACCGTTCCCGTAAGCCCCGTGGAGCTTTACCGCCGCGTGGTGGAGGCCCTGCGATCCTCCCAGGCCGGCTACATCGAGGTCATCAACGACGCGGCCGACGCGGCCGGCATCGAATGCATTCTCCAGGCGGGGTTCGTCCCGTGCGGCTACTTCCCGGCGCTCAAGAAGCACGTGGACCTGCGCCGGGACTACGTGGTGTTCGCCCGGACCTTTGAGCCTTTTTCCTGCGACGAGGCTTGTCTCAGCGAGCCCTACGCCCGCCTCCTGGCGGAATTCCGCCGGGCCCAGGCGAGCCCCGCCGAGGCGGGATTATGAGCACTGCGGCTCCGCCCCGGCCCGAGCTGCAGTGCTGGCAGTCCGTGAGCCGAGGCAGAAGGGCCCTGATTCGCCTGGCCACACCGGCGGACGCCTCGCGCATACGCGGCTTGTACCGCGAGATATACCACGGCCGCTATCCTCTCAGCATCATTTACGATCTTCACGAGACGGTCGAGTCCCTCCACAAGGATAACTACTTCTGGTTCGTGAGCGAGGTCAACCGGCAGATCGTGGGCTCGGTGATTTTCTGCCTCGATCCTGAGATACAGTTGGCGAAGGTCTTCGGCGGGGTGGTGCGCCCCGAATTCCGAGGCTTTGGCCTCACCGAGAAGGCCATGTCCCTGGGCCTCAGGCACCTGGTGGAAGAAACCCAGTGCGCCCAGAGCGTCTATGCCACCGCGCGCACGGTGTCTCCCGCTCCGCAGAAGCTTCTGCGCAAGCTCGGCTTCAGGGAGCTCGGCATTTTCCCCAACGTGCGCAAGATAGACAACTACGAGACCCATTGCCTGACCGCCTATTTCAAGGAGGGGGCCTTGGGCCGGCGCATCGCCCGGCCCCGCCTGCCGCTTCTTCTAAAGCCCTTCTACGACATCGTGAGGCGCTCGACCGGGATCGAGGACGCGCAATGGCGCGATATCCGCATTTCTCCGCCGTCGCCGTGGGGGGAGGCCGAGCTGGGCTTCGAGCTCATCGAGGCCAAGAACTTCATTCTCTCCCGCTGGAACAAGCTCAAGGCCGAGGACAAGCTTCGCATGCAGTTCTTCCCTTTCCATGAGCCCAACCTCATGCTCGTCACCGAGGACCAAGCCGCGGAGATATACATCCATTACTCCAAGCCCGACCACCACGCCGTCATCATCGGCGGGCACGAGAGCGTGCCGGATCTTGCCCGCCTTCTCAACGCCGTCGGCCTCTTCCTCGAGGAGCACGGGGTGCGCTACTTGGAGCTCCTGGCCGATGCCTACCATCCCGGGATCATCCAGAAGGTCATGGAGGCGCGGTTTCTGCCCAGCGCCTATTACCCGGCCATGCGCTGGAAGCACGGCAAGGGCCGCGACTACATCGTCTTCAGCAAGACCTTCACCATCCTCGACTTCAAGCACATCGCCGCCCGCGGCCTCTTTAGCGAGTACCTGCGCGAGTACTTCCGCCTCTGGAAGTCTTTGTACATAGATTTCTAAGCCAGTTATCCACAAAACTTTCCTGGAAAGTTTTGTGGATAACTGGCGATGGCAGCTCCACCCGCTTGCGGCGTCGGCTCTAGGTATTAAGTCCCGATAACGCCTGGGCCCAATGCCTGCCCCTTTTTGGGCCCTAAGTCTCCTCCCCGCGCCCCGCGGCGGATATACACTATGCGGCAAGCATGGTCAACACGCGCAAGTCGCTCGCGGCCGTGACCTTCGCGGCGTTTTTCGCCGGTCCCGCCGGGGCGGTGAGAAAGGCGATGCCCGCCGTGCCGGCGGAGGTCTTGGCTCTGCGGCTGGCCCAGCCGATCTCCGCAATCGGCGCCGTCAGCCTCACGAATCCGCGGCCGCTGATTCCTGGGAGGCCGGTTTTGAGGCGCCTGAACGGGATGAGCCAATTTTCCGTCCAGCTTTCCATTTCGCGCGATCCCTCGGAGGAATCGTCCGCCGTTGGCGGAACTCTGGTGTTCGACAATTTGAGCGATATCCCTCAAGAAGATGTGGACAAGCTCCGGCTTCACCCCAGACCCGCGCCCCCCGTGGAGGCTCCGAAAGCGTGGGAAGAGGCGGACAGGGGCGACCGCCACGCCTACGCCAGGCTTGCGGCGCCTCAGCATGATGCGCAGCAAAGGAAGGCGGTCGCAGAGAACTTGACCTTCCGCAGCTTGCTGCGGGAGCCGGCCGAAGAATTCCTGGACAGTGAGTTCCTGTTTGGCGATGTCTACTGGTCCGGCTGGGACCTGCTGGGCTTGCTGTGGACTCCCGAGGCCCATCCCTTGGATAGGACGATTTCTTCCCGCGAGCTCAAGATGCGCTACGGCATCGAGCGCTCCGCGCTTTCCAAGGTTCTGGAAGAAAACGCTATTCCGACCTATTTTTACGATAAGTGGCTCGATAAAACCGAGTCCCTTGGCATCATCTATAGACATACGGACATGAATCGTTCGGAGGTCTTTTACGGCATCCCCCAGGCGGTTTATGACGCGTTCGATCTAGTCCAAGAGGAGTTCTCGCATCATGAATTGCGGGCCAAGCAGGCCAAGGGATTCTTGGAGAGAAAGCAGCGCTTTAACGACATTGAATGGTCCGGTCGGGCCTTGCTCAACCTGGTGTGGACTTCCGACGCTTTAGTCGTCGAGAAGGGCGAGAAGGCTTCCGCCTCCGATGTCAAGAACTCCTACGGGGTCGGACGCGATGTTCTGACCGGGCTATTGGAGGGACATGGAATCCCCGCTGTTTTTTATGATGATTGGCTCAATGAGGCTGAAAGATTGGGAATAGTCTTCAGGTTGGACATTACTTCCCTGGAGCATTCGCGGCGCTATTACGGCGTACCGCAAGGAGTTCGAGAGTACCTCGCATCCTTGGACGATGCCCAATCCGGCGCGCATGCCCTGACGCCGTTAGGGGCTTCCTTGGTGGACCTGTCGAAGGATCCCTTGGTCGAAAGCGACGCTGAGCTTGCGGAGTATGTTGCTGGAATCGCGCGAATCGCCCTGGAGCATTCCTTGGTCCCCCAAAATGCTCCCTCCAAGAAGTTGCTGGACGCGGTCAGTGGACTGGAGTACGACCATTCGTCGTTGGCTTCGAACTTGATCAATTTGATCGAATCCGTCGCCGCGGGTTACGAGGGCCGGCCGGTTCTCAAGAAAATCCTGAGGGTCGCCGAGGAGTTCTTATCCTCCGGACTGATGTCCACCGAGGAGCAGGAGATGGTCCGCCGCGGCATCGAATCGGTCCAGTCCGTTGAGGGATAGCGTTGGCGCGGATGCGCCTTAAGGATTGCTGGAAGGAATCCCCACTTGAGGCCGCCCCGGCTCCGAGGCGGCCCTCGAGTCGTCCTTGAACCTCAGCTCCGCCCCGATCCCGCCGAAAGCGTCGAGCATGGTCTTGTTCAGGACCTGGAAGACCTCGCAATTGCGCTCCAGGGCGAGCTCCACCATCTCCGCCACCATGTTGAACAATGGCTCGGTGTCGGACCAGCAGTAAGGGCATTTGCGGCCGCTCAGGACGAGGGCCCTGCAGCGTCGGCACTTGCGCCCGATCTTGGCCAGACCCTCGCGCACGATGAGAAGGCGCACCTGGCCGTGCATGAGGGCCTTGAGCGTGGGCTCAAGGCCCGCCACCCCCATCCCGGCGGCTTTCACCACGTCGAAAAGGCGGTGGACCATTACGCTTTCGCGGACTTCCCGCGACTCCGCCTCTCGTTTGATCAGGACTTTAAGAATTTCCTGGGAAGACATTCCAGGATGCATTCGCGGCTCCTGGATCAGCTTCTCCTGGAGCTGAGAGTTCAGGTGCCCGGCCAGGGGGCCTTCCCAGTCCGGCGGAGCCGCCACGATGAGCTGGTCCCAGCCGCGCAGCCTCGATAGGGCCATGAGCTGGTCGGCCAGTATTTTCAAACGGAACTGGAAGGAGTCTCGCAGGCCGGCGGGGGGGCCGCTCGGTGTTTGCGGCGATGGTTCCGGGCACTCTTGGATTTGGCCGAGGTAGGCCTCGCAGAATCGGTTTTTGTCCGGCCCCAATAGGGCGATGCCGTAGCGGCGGTACTGCTCCACGATGTTCGTGAATGGTGCCAGGCATGGAGAGGTTCCGATCCTAAGATCATTCTTGACCGGAAGGGGCAGGGGAACCGCCTGCCAGTAGTTGGAGCGCTGGGAGCTGAACAGGGCCAGGCCCCGGTGGTGCTCTGGCTTAAAGCCCGAGACGAAATCCTCGAAGCGTTCGAAGTCCCGCCGGAATTCGTTGAGAAGGGGGTTTCGGGCCACGGCCTGATGAGCGAGGTCCTGGCATTGGCGAAAAAGAGACTTCTCCTCGTTGAGACGGAGGTAGAGGCTCGCCACCGCGGGAAAATCGGCCTTCAAGCGGAGCAGTTGATGGATTTCCTCGTGCGATAGCATGGACGCGGCCTTCGGCCTAGTATAGCCCCGGAATTTGATAATATCAAGACATGTCCAGGGAAGGGGCCGTCGACACTCCCGCCATAGCAACCCGCGTAAACCGAGACAGTTCCGACTTCGCGGAAAACCTCCGCTACCACGAGACCCTGCTCGAGGACTTGAAGGCGCGGCTGGCCGAGGCTGGTCGGGGAGGCCCCGATGGCGCCGTGGCCCTGCACCGGGGGCGCGGCAAGCTTACGGCCCGGGAGCGCGTGGAGCGCCTGGTGGACCCGGGCTCGTTCCTTCTTGAGCTTTCCCCCATGGCCGCTTTCGGCATGCATAATAATGAGGTGCCGGGGGCAGGCATCATCACGGCCTTGGGGGTGGTCTCGGGCAGACTATGCGTGATCGCGGCCAACGACGCCACGGTCAAGGGCGGCACCTATTACCCAGAGACCATCAAGAAGCACCTGCGCGCCCAGGAGATCGCCCTGCAGAACCGCCTTCCCTGTCTCTACCTCGTGGACTCGGGCGGGGTCTTCCTGCCCAAACAGGCCGACGTTTTCCCGGACAAGGAGCATTTCGGGCGCATCTTCTACAACCAGGCCCTCATGTCCTCTTTGGGGATACCGCAGATCTCGGTGGTCATGGGAATGTGCACGGCGGGCGGGGCCTACGTTCCCGCCATGTCGGACGAGTGCGTGATCGTGCGCGGCAACGGGACCATCTACTTGGGCGGCCCGCCTCTGGTCAAGGCGGCCACTGGCGAGGAGTCCACCCCCGAGGAGTTGGGCGGGGGGGAGATGCACTCCCGCGTGTCGGGAGTCACCGACCATCTGGCCGACAACGACGAGGAGGCCCTGCGCCTCTGCCGCTCGATCGTGGCCAACCTCAACGCCCGCCCCTTCAACCGTGGAGAGGGCGAGGAGCCCCTTTACCCTGCCTCGGACCTCTACGGCCTGGTGCATCGGGATTTGCGCCGCCCCTGCGACGTAGCGGAAATCGTGGCGCGCCTGGTCGACGGCAGCCGCTTCCACTTCTTCAAGTCCCTGTACGGCCAGACCATGACCTGCGGCTTCGGCAGGATCATGGGCCGGCCGGTGGGGATATTGGGCAACCGCGGGGTGCTTTTCTCCGAGGCGGCCTTGAAGGGCGCGCACTTTATCGAGCTCTGCTCCCAGCGCAAGATCCCCATCGTATTCCTGCAGAACATCACGGGCTTCATGGTGGGCAAGGACTACGAGCAGGGGGGGATCATCAAGCACGGGGCCAAGCTCGTCCAGGCCGTCTCCACCGCGGCGGTTCCCAAGGTCACGGTGGTGACCGGCTCCTCCAACGGCGCTGGCAATTACGCCATGTGCGGCCGGGCCTACAACGGCCGTTTTCTCTTCACATGGCCTAACTCCCGGGTCTCGGTCATGGGTGCCGACCAGGCGGCCCAGGTCATGACCATCATCAAGCGCGAGCAATTGAAGCGTCAGGACAAGGAGCTTTCCTCCGAGGACGAGGAGAAAATCGCAGCCCCCATCCGCGCCCAATACGAGTCCGAGGGCCATCCCTACTACGGCACGGCCAGGCTTTGGGACGACGGGATCATCGAGCCGGCCCACACTCGGCAAATCCTGGCGTTTTGCCTGGAGGCCGCGTCCTACGCCCCGGAGGAGTCGCCGCGCTACCCCGTTTTCCGCATGTGATGGAGTACCGCCATATCGAAGTCTCTAGCCACCCTCGACGCGTCGGCGTCTCGGTGGTCGCCCTCAAGCGCCCGGAAGTCCGCAACGCCATGGACGACAACACCTTGCGCGAGCTCTCCCGCGCCTTCGGCGAGCTGTCGAGGCGCAAGGACCTGCGCGCCGTGGTCGTGCGCGGCGAGGGGCCCGACTTTTGCGCCGGAGCCGACATCGCCTGGATGCGCCGGGCCGGGACCTTGAAGCCCGCGCAAAGCCGCAAGGACGCTCGGCTCCTCGTGGACATGTGCCTGGCCGTGGAAGGCTGCCCCGTTCCCGTCATCGCCGCGGTCCAGGGAGGGGTGTACGGGGGGGGGCTGGGCCTGGCCGCCTCCTGCGACATCGTGGTGGCGGCAGACAACTCTAAGATGTGCTTCTCCGAGTGCCGGTTGGGGATCATCCCGGCCGTGATCTCGTGCTTTGTCATCCCCAAGATCGGCGAGGTCGCGGCCCGGCGTTATTACCTCACGGCCGAGGCCTTCGGCGCGGAAAAAGCCCGAGAGCTTGGCATCGTCCACGAGGTCGTCCCGGAGTTCGCCTTGGAGGAGAGGGTCGAGGCCTTGCTCGACTCGATTTTAAAGAACGGTCCGCAAGCGGTGAGACAGGCGAAAGCCATGCTCCACAAATTCCCGGCCCTCCCCTTTGAGAAGCGCGTAACTCTTGTCCTTTCCACCTTGACGCGCCTGCGCTCCTCTCCGGAGGGCCAGGAGGGCCTTTCGGCCTTCCTCGAAAAACGTCCTCCGGCTTGGACCTTGCCCTAAATGCCCGACGCCCAAACCCTGCCCCTTCCCCGCCTGGTGGAAGTCGGGCCGCGGGACGGCCTGCAGAACGAGAAGGCTTCTGTTCCCCTGGCCGCCAAGGCCGCCTTCATAGACGCTCTTTCGGAATCGGGCCTCATGGAAATCGAGGCCGGGGCCTTCGTCTCGCCCAAGGCCGTGCCCCAGATGGCCGACTCGGAGGCGGTGTTTTCGGCCATCAAGCGCAAAAAGGGCGTCATTTACTCGGCTTTGGTGCCCAACGAGGAGGGCTTGGACCGCGCCTTGGCCGCCAAGGCCGACAAGATCGCGGTATTCACCGCGGCCTCCGAGGCCTTCAACCGGCGCAACATCAATGCGAGCGTCGCCGAGTCCATGGAAAGATTCAAGCCCGTGGTGGAGCGCGCCAAAAAATCCGGACTTGCGGTCAGGGCCTACGTTTCGACCGCCTTCCACTGTCCCTACGAGGGTTCGATCGCGGCCGAGAAAGTCTGGCCCGTGGCCGAGACCTTGCTCGCCATGGGCGTGGACGAGCTTTCCATAGGAGACACCATCGGCAAGGCCTCGCCCTTCGAGGTGCGCGCACTCCTGAACCTTCTCCTGAAAAAAATCGCTCCGGAGCGGATTTTCCTCCATTTCCACGACACTTACGGCATGGCGGTGGCAAACGCCTTGACCGCCTGGCAGGAGTACAAGATCTCGGGTTTTGATTCCTCGGCCGGAGGCCTGGGAGGCTGTCCCTACGCCCCCGGAGCGAGCGGCAACGTCGCCACCGAGGACTTGCTTTTCGCCTTCTCCTCCTGCCGGGCCGCCATGGGTCCGGACCTAGGCAAGGTGAGGGCCGCGGCCCGGGCGCTCGAACCCCATCTGGGGCGCGGCCTCTCCTCCCATCTCGGCAAGATCAACTCCTGACGTTTCTTTTTCCTCGTCCAAGCCGGAGCCGGACCACGGTGCTG
The Elusimicrobiota bacterium DNA segment above includes these coding regions:
- a CDS encoding hydroxymethylglutaryl-CoA lyase, which produces MPDAQTLPLPRLVEVGPRDGLQNEKASVPLAAKAAFIDALSESGLMEIEAGAFVSPKAVPQMADSEAVFSAIKRKKGVIYSALVPNEEGLDRALAAKADKIAVFTAASEAFNRRNINASVAESMERFKPVVERAKKSGLAVRAYVSTAFHCPYEGSIAAEKVWPVAETLLAMGVDELSIGDTIGKASPFEVRALLNLLLKKIAPERIFLHFHDTYGMAVANALTAWQEYKISGFDSSAGGLGGCPYAPGASGNVATEDLLFAFSSCRAAMGPDLGKVRAAARALEPHLGRGLSSHLGKINS
- a CDS encoding enoyl-CoA hydratase/isomerase family protein, whose product is MMEYRHIEVSSHPRRVGVSVVALKRPEVRNAMDDNTLRELSRAFGELSRRKDLRAVVVRGEGPDFCAGADIAWMRRAGTLKPAQSRKDARLLVDMCLAVEGCPVPVIAAVQGGVYGGGLGLAASCDIVVAADNSKMCFSECRLGIIPAVISCFVIPKIGEVAARRYYLTAEAFGAEKARELGIVHEVVPEFALEERVEALLDSILKNGPQAVRQAKAMLHKFPALPFEKRVTLVLSTLTRLRSSPEGQEGLSAFLEKRPPAWTLP
- a CDS encoding GNAT family N-acetyltransferase gives rise to the protein MSTAAPPRPELQCWQSVSRGRRALIRLATPADASRIRGLYREIYHGRYPLSIIYDLHETVESLHKDNYFWFVSEVNRQIVGSVIFCLDPEIQLAKVFGGVVRPEFRGFGLTEKAMSLGLRHLVEETQCAQSVYATARTVSPAPQKLLRKLGFRELGIFPNVRKIDNYETHCLTAYFKEGALGRRIARPRLPLLLKPFYDIVRRSTGIEDAQWRDIRISPPSPWGEAELGFELIEAKNFILSRWNKLKAEDKLRMQFFPFHEPNLMLVTEDQAAEIYIHYSKPDHHAVIIGGHESVPDLARLLNAVGLFLEEHGVRYLELLADAYHPGIIQKVMEARFLPSAYYPAMRWKHGKGRDYIVFSKTFTILDFKHIAARGLFSEYLREYFRLWKSLYIDF
- a CDS encoding methylcrotonoyl-CoA carboxylase; the protein is MSREGAVDTPAIATRVNRDSSDFAENLRYHETLLEDLKARLAEAGRGGPDGAVALHRGRGKLTARERVERLVDPGSFLLELSPMAAFGMHNNEVPGAGIITALGVVSGRLCVIAANDATVKGGTYYPETIKKHLRAQEIALQNRLPCLYLVDSGGVFLPKQADVFPDKEHFGRIFYNQALMSSLGIPQISVVMGMCTAGGAYVPAMSDECVIVRGNGTIYLGGPPLVKAATGEESTPEELGGGEMHSRVSGVTDHLADNDEEALRLCRSIVANLNARPFNRGEGEEPLYPASDLYGLVHRDLRRPCDVAEIVARLVDGSRFHFFKSLYGQTMTCGFGRIMGRPVGILGNRGVLFSEAALKGAHFIELCSQRKIPIVFLQNITGFMVGKDYEQGGIIKHGAKLVQAVSTAAVPKVTVVTGSSNGAGNYAMCGRAYNGRFLFTWPNSRVSVMGADQAAQVMTIIKREQLKRQDKELSSEDEEKIAAPIRAQYESEGHPYYGTARLWDDGIIEPAHTRQILAFCLEAASYAPEESPRYPVFRM